In Musa acuminata AAA Group cultivar baxijiao chromosome BXJ3-9, Cavendish_Baxijiao_AAA, whole genome shotgun sequence, a single genomic region encodes these proteins:
- the LOC103974540 gene encoding cocosin 1-like: protein MATSTSILLSFSLCLFLFCHISRAQLGLGQQGAGEPWMNVHRYSRVSQCKIEKLSTLELTRRVPSEAGYTEYFYQYNEQLQCVGVAACRHTIQPRGLLLPSFSSAPRLVYIAQGRGILGTVFPGCPETFQSFQQTEQQWEQTAGGCQRFRDEHQRIHYFREGDIIALPAGVSHRCYNTGEVAVVAITTFDTSSSANQLDRQHREFLLAGRERLVEQGSQIEVRLQQIKGNNLLSGFELDPLAEALGVDRELVRKIQNPDDRRGEIVLVTSGLQVLQASRKSEQLVREREVRQECQEGRGCQSNILEAFCTMKIRQNIGDPLRADYFNPRAGRITTLNSQKLPILRFVQMSAVRALLRPNAIVSPHWNVNAHSIMYALRGCSRVQVVGHRGQTVFNGELRQGQLLVVPQYYAVTIQAQRESFEWVSIKTNDNAIVNHFVGKTSAFRGMPVEVLMNSYRISREEAMQLKFNRGNELALFASKIEREAIRTSV from the exons ATggccacctccacctccattctcctctctttctctctttgcttGTTCCTCTTCTGCCACATCTCTCGAGCCCAGCTTGGCCTCGGCCAGCAGGGAGCCGGTGAACCATGGATGAATGTGCATCGCTACAGCCGCGTGAGCCAATGCAAAATCGAGAAGCTAAGCACCCTTGAGCTCACCCGACGTGTGCCCTCGGAAGCTGGCTACACAGAGTATTTTTACCAGTACAATGAGCAGCTCCAGTGTGTGGGCGTGGCTGCATGTCGTCATACCATCCAACCGAGAGGCCTTCTCCTGCCATCCTTTTCCAGTGCACCACGCCTCGTCTATATTGCGCAAG GAAGGGGAATCCTTGGAACAGTGTTCCCTGGATGCCCAGAGACGTTCCAATCCTTCCAGCAAACCGAACAACAATGGGAGCAGACGGCAGGCGGATGTCAGAGGTTCCGAGACGAGCACCAGAGGATCCACTACTTCCGTGAGGGAGACATCATCGCGTTGCCCGCTGGAGTTTCTCATCGGTGCTACAACACTGGCGAAGTAGCTGTCGTCGCGATTACCACCTTCGACACAAGCAGCAGCGCCAATCAACTGGATCGCCAGCATAGG GAATTTCTACTTGCTGGGAGGGAGAGACTAGTCGAGCAAGGTTCCCAAATAGAAGTGAGATTACAGCAGATAAAGGGGAACAACCTGCTCAGCGGTTTTGAGCTCGATCCACTGGCAGAGGCACTCGGTGTCGATAGGGAATTGGTGAGAAAAATCCAGAATCCCGACGACAGGAGGGGTGAGATAGTCCTTGTCACGAGTGGGCTTCAGGTGCTACAAGCATCACGGAAGAGTGAGCAGCTGGTACGAGAAAGAGAGGTGAGACAAGAATGCCAAGAGGGAAGGGGATGTCAATCTAATATATTAGAGGCTTTCTGCACCATGAAGATAAGGCAGAACATTGGAGACCCCTTGCGTGCTGACTACTTCAATCCGCGCGCTGGAAGGATCACCACCCTCAACAGCCAGAAGCTCCCAATTCTGAGATTCGTTCAAATGAGTGCCGTGAGGGCACTTCTCCGCCCG AATGCCATAGTGTCGCCACATTGGAATGTCAATGCTCACAGCATAATGTACGCCTTGAGGGGATGCAGCCGGGTGCAGGTGGTGGGACACCGAGGCCAAACCGTATTCAATGGCGAGCTGCGTCAGGGTCAACTACTGGTAGTTCCGCAGTACTATGCGGTGACGATTCAGGCACAACGCGAGAGCTTCGAATGGGTCTCCATCAAGACCAACGACAATGCCATAGTCAACCATTTCGTGGGGAAGACATCGGCTTTCCGTGGCATGCCGGTGGAGGTGTTGATGAACTCATACCGCATCTCTAGAGAAGAGGCCATGCAGCTAAAGTTTAACCGTGGAAATGAACTGGCCCTCTTCGCTTCCAAGATCGAGAGGGAAGCGATCAGAACTTCGGTGTAA